From the Amblyraja radiata isolate CabotCenter1 chromosome 14, sAmbRad1.1.pri, whole genome shotgun sequence genome, one window contains:
- the LOC116980312 gene encoding sodium/myo-inositol cotransporter-like isoform X1, with amino-acid sequence MFGFMEPVDLAVVGCYFVLVLSIGFFAMWKSNRSTVSGYFLAGRSMTWVVIGASLFVSNIGSEHFIGLAGSGAASGFAVGAWEFNAVLLLQLLGWVFIPVYIRSGVFTMPQYLYKRYGGSRLKIYFALLFLLLYVFTKLSVDLYAGALFIRASLGWDLYISIIILIGLTAVLTVTGGLVAVIYTDVMQAILMIGGALTLMVVGLVKVGGFEELKRKYMLASPNVTGIIASFNLSSTNTCHIHPKEDSLKMLREPTDEDIPWPGFLLGQTPASGWYWCADQVIVQRVLAAKNIAHAKGATLMAGFLKLLPMFIIVIPGMISRILFTDEVICINPEHCVQVCGSSAGCSNIAYPRLVLGILPAGLRGLMMAVMIAALMSDLDSIFNSASTIFTLDIYKHLRKVASSRELMVVGRLFVIFMVGISIAWVPIIIEMQGGQMYLYIQEVADYLTPPVAAVFLLGIFWKRCNEQGAFYGGLLGSMLGIIRLILAFVYQVPDCDQPDTRPSFIRNIHYMYVATVLFWSTIIIAVVVSLLTPALPKEYTRNTTFWSLKDLDNIKSSQADESNKIENRTVSECNGSTTCTDKSDCNRKDTDGIELVLLMPGSDDSKSLCSPSNIEALTTNDGFLNGQTSVDQETKEEPQLERSKWWKVIDCICGLKNYDVTDTVAINTVEDERICREMLQESPRIKILLNIGLVVVLSSGISMFIYFSL; translated from the coding sequence ATGTTTGGCTTTATGGAACCAGTTGACTTGGCTGTTGTAGGATGTTATTTTGTTCTTGTATTGAGTATTGGGTTTTTTGCAATGTGGAAATCCAACAGAAGTACCGTGAGTGGGTACTTTCTTGCAGGACGCTCCATGACCTGGGTGGTAATAGGTGCTTCATTGTTTGTGAGCAATATTGGCAGTGAACACTTTATTGGTTTAGCAGGATCTGGAGCAGCCAGTGGTTTTGCAGTGGGAGCTTGGGAGTTCAATGCAGTGTTACTTTTGCAGTTATTAGGTTGGGTCTTTATCCCAGTCTATATTAGATCTGGTGTGTTCACCATGCCACAGTACCTTTACAAACGTTATGGTGGTAGCAGATTAAAGATTTATTTTGCTTTGTTGTTTTTACTATTATATGTTTTCACCAAGCTTTCCGTGGACTTGTATGCCGGTGCACTGTTCATCCGAGCATCACTGGGCTGGGATCTATATATTTCTATCATCATTTTGATTGGATTGACTGCAGTATTAACTGTCACAGGAGGACTTGTGGCTGTCATCTACACGGATGTCATGCAGGCCATTCTTATGATTGGTGGAGCTTTAACACTGATGGTTGTCGGTTTGGTCAAGGTTGGAGGTTTTGAGGAATTGAAACGAAAATACATGCTTGCCTCACCAAATGTTACTGGAATCATTGCTTCCTTCAATCTAAGTTCTACGAACACTTGCCATATTCACCCAAAAGAAGATTCTCTGAAGATGCTGCGTGAACCAACTGATGAGGATATTCCTTGGCCTGGTTTTCTGTTGGGTCAAACACCAGCTTCTGGTTGGTATTGGTGCGCTGATCAAGTCATTGTGCAGCGAGTCTTGGCAGCAAAGAACATCGCTCATGCCAAAGGAGCCACTCTGATGGCTGGTTTTCTGAAACTTTTGCCCATGTTCATCATAGTCATTCCGGGGATGATTTCCAGGATTCTCTTTACCGATGAGGTTATTTGCATTAATCCAGAACACTGCGTGCAAGTATGTGGTAGCAGTGCAGGTTGCTCAAATATTGCTTACCCACGCCTGGTGTTGGGAATCTTACCGGCAGGCCTTCGTGGCCTCATGATGGCGGTCATGATTGCAGCCTTAATGAGTGATTTGGATTCTATATTCAATAGTGCCAGCACAATATTCACCCTTGACATCTACAAGCATCTTCGAAAAGTTGCCAGCTCTCGGGAACTTATGGTGGTCGGTCGCTTATTTGTTATCTTCATGGTGGGCATAAGTATTGCCTGGGTTCCTATAATTATAGAGATGCAAGGAGGACAAATGTATCTCTACATCCAAGAAGTAGCAGATTATCTCACACCGCCTGTGGCAGCAGTGTTCCTACTTGGTATTTTCTGGAAACGCTGTAACGAGCAGGGGGCCTTCTATGGAGGGCTACTTGGATCGATGTTGGGAATAATCCGCTTGATTCTTGCTTTTGTTTATCAAGTGCCAGACTGTGATCAGCCTGACACAAGACCGAGCTTTATCAGAAACATTCACTATATGTATGTGGCAACAGTTCTATTTTGGAGCACCATCATTATAGCAGTCGTTGTGAGTCTGCTGACACCTGCTCTTCCGAAAGAATATACTCGCAATACCACATTCTGGTCATTAAAAGACTTGGACAACATAAAAAGCTCCCAGGCAGATGAATCGAATAAAATAGAAAATCGAACGGTGTCTGAATGTAACGGCAGTACCACATGCACGGATAAATCTGATTGTAATCGCAAGGATACTGATGGAATAGAATTAGTTTTATTAATGCCTGGAAGTGATGATTCCAAATCTTTGTGTTCCCCATCCAACATCGAAGCACTGACTACAAATGATGGTTTTTTAAATGGTCAAACCTCTGTGGACCAAGAAACTAAAGAGGAACCTCAACTGGAAAGAAGCAAGTGGTGGAAAGTTATTGACTGTATTTGTGGACTAAAAAATTATGATGTGACAGATACAGTAGCGATAAATACTGTAGAAGACGAACGCATTTGCAGAGAAATGCTTCAAGAGAGCCCCAGGATTAAAATACTGTTAAATATTGGCCTTGTAGTTGTATTATCTTCTGGAATATCTATgttcatttatttttctttgtaa